One window from the genome of Engraulis encrasicolus isolate BLACKSEA-1 chromosome 16, IST_EnEncr_1.0, whole genome shotgun sequence encodes:
- the cdk2ap2 gene encoding cyclin-dependent kinase 2-associated protein 2 — protein MSYKPIAPAPSGSNHTPPGSSVPSPSLPSSSNFRPAFSDFGPPSMGFVQPVKVSQGSTYSELLSVIEEMGREIRPTYAGSKSAMERLKRGIIHARALVRECLAETERSART, from the exons ATGAGCTACAAGCCGATAGCACCCGCCCCTTCGGGATCAAATCACACGCCACCAG GCTCAAGTGTTCcatccccctcccttccctcgtCGTCCAACTTCAGACCAGCTTTCAGCGATTTTGGTCCACCGTCCATGGGTTTTGTACAG CCTGTTAAAGTATCTCAGGGTTCCACCTACAGTGAACTGCTGTCTGTCATTGAGGAAATGGGTCGTGAGATCCGACCCACTTACGCTGGAAGCAAGAGTGCAATGGAGAGACTTAAGAGAG GTATCATCCACGCACGGGCGCTTGTAAGAGAATGCCTGGCTGAGACTGAGAGAAGTGCTCGCACATAA
- the asah1b gene encoding acid ceramidase: MSLLSVCIFLTSTLTVVSTQYIPPYTEECRTGMYPPQGPTFKGAVTLYTVDLDLPPSKRWTALMTDKKDEMSSMIKVIKDLADAFVPSGKLIEFVDAFLPLIVDTLPYPFNEELKGIASATGVPLGEVALFNLFYEVFTVCTSIVAEDPDGNLIHGRNLDFGLFLGWDVKNKTWAITEKLRPLVVNVDFQRGNHTVFKSTALAGYVGMLTGMKPHSFSLTVNERFSLNGGYIGIIEWLMHHRDAMWMGFLTRSVLENATSYEEAKAVLSTTKLLAPVYFILGGNQTGQGCIITRARKDNLKPLELNSKQGRWYLLQTNYDHWKKPLFLDDRRTPGMKCMNQTLQSNISWKSLYDVLSTKPVLNKLTTYTTLMDVSNGKLESFVRDCPSPCMPW; the protein is encoded by the exons atgtcccttttgtctgttTGCATTTTCTTGACTTCGACATTGACAGTTGTATCGACGCAGTACATTCCACCG TACACAGAAGAATGCAGAACTGGCATGTATCCACCTCAGGGTCCAAC GTTCAAAGGTGCAGTTACCTTGTACACAGTTGACCTAGATTTGCCCCCAAGCAAACGATGGACAGCCCTAATGACAGACAAAAAGGATGAG atgTCCAGCATGATCAAAGTTATAAAGGATTTGGCAGATGCCTTTGTTCCCAGTGGGAAACTAATTGAGTTTGTTGACGCATTTCTG CCTCTAATCGTCGATACTCTTCCATATCCATTCAACGAGGAACTCAAAGGAATAGCGTCAGCCACTGGGGTGCCTCTGG GTGAGGTGGCACTTTTTAATCTCTTCTATGAAGTGTTCACTGTGTGCACTTCAATTGTTGCAGAAGACCCGGATG GTAATTTGATCCATGGCAGAAATTTGGACTTTGGACTGTTCTTGGG GTGGGACGTAAAGAACAAGACATGGGCGATCACTGAGAAGCTGAGGCCCCTGGTTGTTAACGTTGACTTCCAAAGGGGCAACCACACCGTCTTCAAGTCCACAGCCCTTGCTGGATACGTGGGCATGCTGACGGGCATGAAACCA CACTCCTTTTCCCTGACTGTCAATGAGCGCTTCAGTCTGAACGGTGGCTACATTG GTATCATAGAGTGGCTAATGCACCACAGAGATGCTATGTGGATGGGCTTTCTGACGCGCAGTGTTTTGGAAAATGCCACAAG CTATGAGGAGGCAAAGGCTGTGCTGTCTACAACAAAGCTGTTGGCTCCGGTCTACTTCATCTTGGGAGGGAACCAGACGGGCCAGGGTTGCATCATCACCCGTGCCAGGAAGGACAATCTGAAACCACTGGA GCTGAACTCAAAGCAGGGCAGGTGGTACCTGCTGCAGACCAACTATGACCACTGGAAGAAGCCGCTGTTCCTCGATGACCGTAGGACACCTGGCATGAAGTGCATGAATCAAACCCTACAGTCG AACATCTCTTGGAAGAGCCTGTATGATGTGCTGTCAACTAAGCCAGTTTTGAACAAG CTGACCACCTACACCACATTGATGGACGTATCGAATGGCAAGCTGGAGTCTTTTGTACGAGACTGCCCCAGCCCATGCATGCCATGGTGA
- the aip gene encoding AH receptor-interacting protein gives MEEIAVGLSAEGIQKKVVSPGRGELPSFIDGTKVKFHYRTSLCNGTMLDDSRTEECQNKPMELIMGKKFKLPVWERIVMTMREGEIAEFTCDVKHTALYPLVSQSLRNIRAGKDPLEGQRHCCGIAQIHSHHSTGHHDLDHLQADPQPLVFTIELLQVLTPGSFQLDTWAMTDNEKLDAVPGFHEEGNALFKQGDLVGAAEKYYNAIACLKNLQMKERPGDESWIRLDTQITPLLLNYCQCKLVQGQYYEVLDHCSSILSKYEDNVKAYFKRGKANAAVWNETEARADFAKVVELDPSLGQSVARELRAMEERIREKQKEEKGRYKNLFGVGATATSS, from the exons ATGGAGGAGATAGCGGTCGGGCTTAGCGCGGAAGGAATACAGAAGAAAGTTGTCTCCCCAGGCAGAGGAGAACTGCCATCATTTATCGATGGAACTAAG GTAAAATTCCACTATCGCACCAGTCTCTGCAATGGCACTATGCTGGATGATTCCCGGACAGAAGAATGCCAGAACAAACCCATGGAACTCATCATGGGGAAGAAATTCAAACTACCTGTCTGGGAGCGTATAGTCATGACTATGAGGGAGGGTGAAATTGCAGAATTCACCTGCGATGTTAAG CACACAGCATTGTACCCCCTGGTCTCTCAGTCCTTGAGGAACATCAGGGCAGGCAAAGACCCCCTTGAGGGCCAGCGACACTGCTGTGGCATCGCCCAGATACACTCCCATCACTCCACGGGCCATCACGACCTGGACCACTTGCAGGCCGACCCCCAGCCTCTGGTCTTCACTATAGAACTCTTACAG GTCTTGACCCCAGGCTCCTTTCAGCTGGACACCTGGGCCATGACGGATAATGAGAAGTTGGATGCAGTGCCGGGTTTCCATGAAGAGGGCAATGCACTCTTCAAACAGGGTGACTTGGTGGGAGCTGCCGAAAAGTATTATAATGCCATTGCCTGCCTAAAGAACCTGCAGATGAAG GAGAGACCAGGAGATGAGTCTTGGATAAGACTGGACACTCAGATCACACCGCTACTGCTCAACTACTGCCAGTGCAAGCTCGTACAAGGCCAGTACTATGAAGTATTGGACCActgctcctctatcctctccaaATACGAAG ACAATGTGAAGGCCTATTTCAAGCGCGGGAAAGCCAACGCAGCAGTATGGAATGAGACGGAGGCACGAGCTGATTTTGCCAAGGTGGTGGAGCTGGATCCCAGCCTGGGGCAGTCAGTGGCCCGTGAGCTCAGGGCCATGGAGGAGCGCATTCGCGAAAAGCAGAAAGAGGAAAAGGGCCGATACAAGAATCTGTTTGGCGTTGGTGCCACAGCCACCTCG AGCTAA